The Brassica oleracea var. oleracea cultivar TO1000 chromosome C6, BOL, whole genome shotgun sequence genomic interval TGAGAGTGTACAAAATACTTTGAACATCTCCAAAAAAAAAACTCAAATTCTATATTCGCAGTTCAAAGATGTTATTCTCCAAAATCAAAACTTCAAACTCAACTTCAAAACTATTTATATTTTATAATATGGTCTTTATATTTGTCATAACTAATTTAAATTCATATAACTTTTGTAAATAACTAGCACATATATAAACATATTACAACAATATTAATTAATAAAATATTATATTAAAATATAAAAGTTTAAATAAAAATAACTTAATTAATATTGAACTTCAAACAAAATACCATATTATTCTATAAAATGATTTTTATAATGCATATATGATCTATTAGTGCATTTCGAAGTAAAAATGGCTCTCTTCATTTTTACTCTGTAGATTACGAGCTAAAAATTGTTGAAATCGGATGATATTGATACTTGTAAATATATTAGATCGGAACAAGAAAATAAAAGAGAAACATAAAATATTGCTAAATGACTAATTTGTTTTCGATGATATTAATACTCGTGAATATATTTGATATGAGCAAGAAAGAATTGAACGAAAAATACATCAAAAACAACAACAACAATCATCATAAGTTATACAAAAAAAGTGGACAATATTTGAAAATTTTGAAGGTTCCGGATCAAACTTACATTACTATTAGTGTTGTTGTAATATTTAAATTTGTGTAATAGTTATGTCTTCATGTAAATTTTTTTTTTAAAAAAACTGTTAAGTTTCTTTTGTATATTATTGTTGACTAAATCTAGTTTAAAATATTTTAAATCTTATTTTAATCTTTTATTTAATTTTATGTGTAAAATTTAAAATCTGTAAAAAATATATATATATATTTATGAGATATATTTTTTTAAAGATTAAAAAAATAAATGAAAAAATATTTATGAATCATAAAAGTGATGTGTGATTGTAGGGACCAAAATGGAAATAAAAATACGAAACTTCAAACTTGTTTAAGGGAGTATGGATGATATTGACATCATGTGTTCGGCGTTTCTCTAGAGTGGATCCCCAAATGATACGTCTAAGGCAAAAGTGGCTTAGAAGGAGGTATGCAGGCCGATGCAGTCCGATGCAGGAGGGAGGATTGGGGGTAAGAAGCATAGCAGAAGTAAGTTTGGTTTTCTCGCTCAAGCTGATATGGCGTCTGTTTAGTGAGTCACACTCCCATTGGGTAAGCTGGGTGAAACAATACATCCTCCGCAGAGAATCCTTTTGGGATGTTAGAGACACGGTTCTGGGTTCATGGGTTTGGCGGAAAGTTTTGAAGTTGCGTACATTAGTGAAACAGTTCGTGAGGATGGAGGTTCATAATGGACAAAAATGTCAGGTTCTGGACAGACATATGGTACCCTCTAGGCAGACTAATTGAGATCGTTGGTAAGGTTGGGACACTAAATCTTGGTGTGACTAGAACAGCTCTGATTTGTGATGTAAGGAATGAAACAGGTTGGGTCTTTCGTAGATGCGGCGACAGACAGATGCGTGAGCTCGTAAATTTGGTTGAAACTTATTGGATGGAAGAGAATACTCACTTACGGGATGTTGTTTATGGCGAAAGAATGAGACTGAATTTTGCAAGCATTTCTCTACTACTAACACATGGCAGAGGATCAGAACCCATGGACCTAGTAAAGAGTGGAGAAAAGTGATTTGGTTCATGTTTGGAGTGCCGCGGTTCGCCTTTATAACATGGCTGGCAATAAGAAATAGGTTGTCCACTGGAGAACGTATGCGATCATGGGGTCAGGTGCAAGGCTGTATCTTCTGTGGAGAGCCAAATGAGACGAGAGACCACTTGTTCTTTGCCTGTCCTTATACTTACATGCTTTGGATCGAAGTGGTAGGTACTTTGCTGGGGAGACCGCCTGACCCTGACTGGGAAAACACGCTTCAACACCTCATAATTCATGGATTTTGAGAACTTGAGTACATTCTAGTGAGGTTGGTCTTTCAAACTACAGTCTACATGATATGGAGGGAGAGGAATGATAGAAGGCATTTAAAGAAACCAAGACAGTCAGGCCAATTGGTAAAGATTATTGATAAGACAGTGAAGAATCGAATTACGGCTACAGGTTATACGAAGAAGCCACGCTTAAGGGGTTTAATGCAAGCATGGTTTCGAGCACATATGCAGGGAAGATCTCTTAGTTTTCATTTAAAAAGTTTCTTTGTACATAAACATTCTTATAGCTGATGATTAATAAATTTAACATTTCATCAAAAAAAAAATTCAAATTTAAAGTTTTGAAGTTCCTTTTTGGAGAACAAAAAACTTCATATTTGAAGTTATAAAGTGTTTTTTGGAGATGTTCTAAATGAAAATGATGGGCACATATTTTTCTCAAATTATACAATAGTTTTTCCAGCATATACTCAAATGTAGGGAGTTTGTTTTAAAATAAAATTGGTAATTCTTTTCTGGCAATTAATTTTAAAATTTGTAGGCAATTTCTATAAGAACTTTTCATAAGGACACGAAAGGCTGCAGTGCACTGTGCAGAGTATAATTTTTTATACACCTATTCAACATTACAGCTATTTCAAAATAAAAACTTATAGGTTGATATTTTGTAAAATATTACATATTTTTGCCAAAAAGTAAAATAGCATATATTTACTATTTGTTTTTTTTTTAGTTAGTTTTCATTGCAAATAATTTTTGAGAGTGTATATGATACTTTTAATGAAAATGATAGCCGAGACTCTTTCCAATAAAATTTAATAAATTAGGCTTTTCCAGCATATACGCAAAGACAGAGCATCTGTTTAAAAATAAATTGGTAATACTCTTCTGGCAATTAATTTCTAAATTTGTCAGTAATTATTCTTGTCCAGACCATAATAAATATTCGCCTCCATCCAATCCCTCGTCGTCGTTTCCATCACGCGCTAAGATAACTAATGCCCGACACACAGTTTAATTCGTTACAGCCACGCCGGCACGCTTTTCTTTAGCGAAAACGGCAAACAACCTGAAAAAGAAAGCTTGGAAACAACAAAAGGTTCATCGAAATACAAATATCTCTTCCCATCCTTTTTCGCTTTTGCTCATTTCCCAGAAACTTTGCTTCGTGTGCGATCGCGAGACGAAGAAGAATTAGGGTTTATATCATCCGTACACCATTGATCCTTCATCTAGAGTCTATTCCTATTCGAGCTTCTTAAGGTCTTTGCTTTATCTCTCTCTCTCTGTGCATGGTTTCGTTGCTCCCGTCTATAACAGCCATGGCCTGTTCGATTTCCTCTTGCTTCTAGGGTTTAGTGATTTTGTGCATTTGTTTGTTTTAGAAGACGATTGTTCTCAGCTTCGTGTTAGTTCGTCGCTATTGTGTTTGCTTACGACCTTCTCTTGTTTTTGATTATTCGATTTTTAGCTGAATCGATCTGCATTTTTCAGTATAGGGATGTGATGACTGTTTCTTGTTTGGTACATGCACATATGCAACTTGTTTCTAACTTAAATTGATTACGATCTTCTCCAGGGCTTTGATCTACTCTAAATCGAAGAAGACGAAGCTGGAGGTTTGAAAATCAGTTGTAGGTTGTAATTTGCGAGTATGAGTTCATCATGGGCTGATGTTTCCGAAGCGGAGAGAGCACCATCTGGTTGGGGTTACGGGAACTCTCGTCCCTCGCGAACCAACTACGTGCCTCCGCATCTTAGGGGCCGTGGACCTTCACCTGGTAGTGATCGTGGGGGATATGGTGGTGGTTATGGTGGTCGAGGAGGCCAAGGTTATGGTGGTCGAGGAGGCGGAGGCGGAGGCTATGTTGGTAGAGGAGGAGGTGGAGGTGGTGGTTGGAATAACAGGAGTGGAGGTTGGGACCGTAGGGATACTGAAACTAACCCGTTTGGTAATGATAGGAATGTAGAGCCGGTTGCTGACGAGCAGGAGAACACAGGCATTAACTTTGAGGCCTATGAAGATATCCCCATCGAGACAAGTGGGGATAATGTGCCGCCTCCTGTTAATACCTTTGCTGAGATAGACCTTGGAGAGGCTCTGAATCTTAATATCCAGAGGTGCAAGTACGTGAAGCCGACCCCTGTGCAGCGTAATGCGATTCCCATCTTGGCTGCTGGGAGGGATTTGATGGCTTGTGCTCAGACGGGGTCTGGGAAGACAGCTGCGTTTTGTTTTCCTATTATTAGTGGGATTATGAAGGAGCAGCAGCGTGTAGAGAGACCACGTGGAGTTCGGGGAGTGTATCCTCTTGCTGTCATTCTCTCACCAACTAGGGAGTTGGCATGTCAGGTCTGAAATCATTGCTCTGATATCGATCTTTATTCTTCGTACATTCCAATGAAGATTTCATAAAAAAACTGTCTCTTGTATGATTCTTTTGGCAGATACATGATGAAGCCAGAAAGTTCTCCTATCAAACTGGTGTGAAAGTTGTGGTTGCTTATGGAGGAACACCAGTCAACCAACAGGTTTCTGTTACTGTTTGATGACCTCTGCCATTTTCACGTCTTATACACTTAGTGTGTGAAAGAAAGAGAGATTTTTGTGTGCTTTTCCAGGCTGTTACTGTTTAAGCTCTTAGTTTGGTTGATGACATGTACTGGCTAGGCTTTGCTCTGTATTATACCAGAATTCCTCCTGTATACGATAATTAAACTATTGTATCCTTCAAATGAAGAGCTTTAGGAGTCAGCTACATATTTCGTGATAGTAAGTCTGATGTTCTTGCTTATCTCTTTTTGTTTTGCTGTCCAACAGATCCGGGAGCTTGAAAGAGGAGTTGATATTCTTGTTGCAACTCCTGGGAGATTAAATGATTTGCTTGAGAGAGGTAGAGTCTCACTACAGATGGTAAAACACCTAGCACTTGATGAGGCGGATAGGATGCTGGACATGGGGTTTGAACCGCAAATCAGGAAGATCGTTCAGCAGATGGATATGCCTCCTCCTGGTGTCCGGCAGACAATGCTGTTCAGTGCTACCTTTCCTAGGGAGATACAGGTTTGTGGAACTCTTTCACATGTCATTTTCTGTGTTTTCTCCTTACCGGTGAAGAGATTCAGCTAATTCTTTCTTGTATTTTCACTGTTATGCTCTGCTTTATTTGCGATTATCAGTACATTTTTTTCTGAGAATAACTTTTCACTTCGTTGACTTATAACTTTTGTTGTTTTAGTTAAGACTTGCAATAAGTCTGGCTCTTAAAACCTCAAGATAGAAGTTACGTACTGTGCAGGAAATGCTCTTCCCAATTCTATATGTGCTTAACTTTGTTTTATTTTTGTGTGCAGAGACTTGCATCTGATTTTCTTTCAAATTACATATTTCTGGCTGTTGGAAGAGTGGGTTCAAGTACGGATTTAATAGTCCAAAGAGTAGAGTTTGTCCACGATTCTGACAAAAGAAGCCATTTAATGGACCTTCTTCATGCTCAGAGGGAGAATGGTAACCAAGGAAAGGTAATGCAAACCAATATAGTTGGTTTCTTGGTTCAAACTTAACATAGTTAATACTAGTTCTCCTTTCATTGCCGCTTTGTTCTATATGATGCATTCCGGTGCAAGAGCACCTTGACGTTCCGGTTAATTTTATTTTACAGCAAGCTTTGACTCTTGTATTTGTGGAGACAAAGAAGGGAGCTGACTCGTTGGAGAATTGGTTGTGCATGAACGGATTCCCAGCAACGACCATCCACGGTGATAGGTCACAACAGGTTAGTGAGTTGTTCATATCAGAAAATGTATAGTACAGTGCAACCAAACCTGATACCATATCGTGTTATTATGCATACAAGGAAAGAGAAATGGCACTGAGATCATTCAAGACTGGGCGGACACCTATTTTGGTTGCAACTGATGTGGCAGCACGTGGTCTTGACATTCCACACGTGGCCCATGTGGTTAACTTTGATCTACCAAACGATATCGATGACTATGTCCACCGTATCGGACGAACAGGACGTGCAGGCAATTCAGGACTAGCAACTGCTTTCTTCAATGATAACAACACATCAATGGCCAAGCCACTCGCTGAGCTAATGCAGGAAGCAAACCAGGAGGTCCCTGACTGGCTGAGTCGGTATGCATCTCGTGCTTCATTTGGAGGTGGTAAGAACCGACGATCTGGTGGGCGGTTTGGTGGCCGTGACTTCAGGAGAGAATCTTTTGGCCAAGGCGGAGGCGGAGGCGGTGGCTACTATGGTGGTGGTGGAGGAGGATATGGTGCCGTTCCCGGTGGTGGATATGGAGCAATGCCTGGTGGATATGGAAACGTACCAGGTGGTGGATATGGAGCCGTTCCTGGTGGTTATGTACCATACGGCAGAGGCGGTGGTGCTTACTACGGTGGAGGATATGGAACCGTTCCTAACCAAGGCTACGGCCCTGGAGTGGCCAGTGCTTGGGACTAACCTGTTGACTCCAGTTCTTCAACAAAACAATTAGTCCTCTCTCTTATCTCTATTGTTTTACTAATAGAGTGCATCGTATGTGTATGTTTGCTCTCTAAATGGTTATTTATGTAGACACGAGTGAGTCTTCACTTGTGCATGTGAAAGAAGCGAAACAAAAACTCCTAGTCGACTATTATTTTTCACGAGTTCTCTATAGTCCTTACAAAGCATTATGTTTAATCATAAACCATAACTTTTATTAAAAATGGAAGGATATATAAAAGCAACACAGGTCATTACAAACAATGACCCAACTTAAGAAAGTGAACTGCTTTTACTTTGGACCAGAACAACTTCAGACCTTTGTGTCCTCTCTATTACATACTTTGGTAGAGGTTTTGTCTAAAGAGTTCCTGTCATAATCCTATTTTAAAACCGGAAACCAAAAGAAAAAAAAAACTATCAAAGTGGTGGTGGTTAGCGTCTGGTTCTAGGCATGCATCGAAACTCAGCCAAGAGTGCAATGTGATTAGAAGACCATTCAGGGGAAGGAAGAGCTGTGTCTTTTCTTAATCCATCTTCATCCAGCAAGTCCAATAAAGACTCCACCATTAACGTATCCGCTGAAAACCAAAATAGCAAGATCTTCCAGCTTAGTTAACTTGTTACCTTTCACATGTAGGACAGGGTGAGTTAAGAAGTGGTGATACCTGTATAAAATATATAGTCATGAGTGCCGATGAAGTCCCTTGTACAATTGGTAAACAAAGGCTCGTTTGTATTAAGATCCATTCTCCTCCTGTGTTGTTCCAGTCCAAGACCCGTTCCCGGTCTCACAAAAGATGAGTAGGCACTCACCTGAAACAACTTTTCTTATCAAAGATCCACAAGAGAGGTAACATAAACGGTGAACAGAAGGAAAAAACAAAAATGTTACCAGAGGCAATTGATGAGTCAGTTTGGTTTGAGGACGCAAGATTCCAAGGGGATCAACCAATAGATCTGGGTGTAGTGGATCAACCTTTCCCATTACAAGAAGTGTATGAGGTGCACTGCAATAAATAACAAATTCCAAAAAAACAGATCTTTTTAGCTTTTCTACACCAATAATCATTAAAGAGCATATCGAATTTGATAAATTAGGTCAAAAGAATTTAACAAAAAACCTTCCGGGAAGGGTGTTGAAGTCTCCACATACAAGCATAGGAATATCCGCACTAGCAGCTATCTTCTCCAGCCCCTTTAATAAGGTATGAACCTGAACTCAAAAGAATACACACAGATACTGAGGTGTGAATACTAATCCTCTTGAGTTCAATGAAATTTCGACTTCCTCAGGATAGAGAGATACACATACCTGCCAGAGCTTCACGTCCTTCAGTTCTTGTTGTACATTTACATGTGTGTTTGCCTACAGCAGCCAAAACTGAGATAATTACACAGCTTTCACGCAGAGAGCAGGAACAGAAACAAACAAGTGAATGGGAAGAAGAAGAAAACTTTACCACACAGATAAGCTGGCGCTTCCCTGAAGAATCAACAGGTTGATTACCAAATTTTGCTTCAAGAACAACTATTAACGCAATGTTATCCTAAGACATGACATGACGATAACGGGAATAAGTGATGGTGTGATGTAAAACAACAACTCTCTAAGTATCAGCTGCGACTTATAGCATCTCAAAAGTACCTTAACAAGTCGGTTTAAAGCAGTTCTCTTCTGCGTAGGAGGGATTATAGCCTCAGTCAAAGACTGAGCAGCCTTATTGAATTCAACCTGGATTAACAACAGTCCCGTGAATCAGCAAGAGGACCTAAACAGATAGAGCGAGTAAACATTATAGAAGAGATACAAACATCATATTTCTTGACATGTGAAAATCTATCCCGTCTGAAGAATGTTGCACAGCCATCAATCGCACTTGTACTCCCGCTGAGAACCTATCAACGAGTAAGCTACGGTTAATAGACTCTCCAACATAAGTAGTGGGGGAATGGAATCAATGACCCAACCTCATTAGTCTTCCTCTTGTAGAGAGCTTGGTACCCATGTTTATCCAACTCAGGAGCAAATATTTCATGGAAATGATCACTTTGTACCTGCCAGATAAAGAAAGAAGAATGAACATTTTGATCGTTTATAATATGCTTAAACAAAGTCCATGTAAGAAGAACATACCTCTTGTAGGCAAACTACATCAGCACGATAGCCAACGATCTCCCTTAACAGATTATGTCTTCTATAAGACCAAGAAAGAGCCCAAGGAGGGCAGTAACTGTACAGGTCGCTACTTGCCGAAGTATCAGACAAAATATTATAAGAAAGAACAGTGAACGATCCTGCAGACTGAATCCGACCATCTTGATCCAAGTGACCCATCACATCAGCTCCATTTACAGGGATAAGCTTACGCGGACTCGGAGAAGGAGCAGGGATAACACGTGAAGTCAAAATCGTACTAGGATGTCCCACAACCTGTTTACTCTCAGCATTCGCCACAGCACACTCGAACTTCAAAACATAGCCAATATCATCAGCCGTCGGCGTGTACGTTTTGCAACTCCCGACCTCGACCAGCGTCTCTCCTCCACTCTTCTGCGAGATACTAGAAGGATAAAACGGCGTTGGGCCGTTACTGGCGAGGCTTAGATTAGACATGGAACCTGACAAGGTACCGGAGAGAACCCCCGAGCCGGTGCTGTTAAACCGGACTAACTCATCTTCCTCGTTCCCGTTCTCTGCCTCGTGTAAGGTCTTGTGATGCTGCCACGCGTCTACAAAGCATTTGGGAGAACAATGGTAGCTTTTGGAAACGAGGCTTCTACGCTTTGAACAGAATACACATTGTAAAGTGGCTTGCTGCGTTGGATGCACACTACAAATCGTAACTTTCTTATCACTATGTACTCGATACCTACAAATAAAGCAAAAAAATCGAAAGAGTGAACTTTAGATCAAACAAATTAGCAATTCTCTTAACGACCCAAATCAGAAATCTCTGAACTTTAGATCAAAGTTTCAAACTTTTGAGTAAATATCTCAACTTTAGATCAAAATTCCAAACGTTGAGTAAACCCCAATTCGCCAAATAATCCAAAAACAAGCAAATCAGACAAAACCCACGATCAGCAGCAGAGAAAGTTTCAAACTTTACCATCTGTATCTCAAGAAGTAGCCATCGAGGGGAGCTGATTCAGGGACATCGTCAGTGGCTGCGGACTTATCGGGGCGGCGAACAAGGACGTAAGGAGTTAATTCACAGCCCACGATAGGAATCTCGGAAGGGAGATGCACTCGGATCACGCTCAGCATCGCTTTTGCGTCGCACCTGGAGATTGGGGAAGAACTATAGAAGCAGAGAATCGTTTGGTTATTGATATGGTTTCGTGGAAAGGGAGATGAAATAGAGGGGAGGGTAAGGTGATCCACCATTTACTTTCACCTACAAACACGCCAGAGTAAACACCCCACCCCCCGAAACCCTAGATATCGTCTCCTCTCGGAATTTTAGAAACCTAAGTTGGATCCCGAACAAGAGAAGAAGAATCTGGAATCGAGAAGATCTTAGTCGTATAATAGATGAGGAGCTGGATCTTTGAGAGAGGTTCCAGGATCGAATTCTAACGGGGAAAGAAAAATCAGTGAAGAAACAAAAATAATAATCTACTCTATAACAAGTCATTGCTTAAATTTAAATTATTTGAATTATTCTAAGACAAACAAATCAAATAGATATTTCTATATTTACTCTAAAATTATCTATTCTATAAAAGAGAAGTCATGATTTAACTTATTTGTAATTTTTTTTTAATTTGAATCACCCTTAGAAAGTTGTTAAAATTAACTTTTGTATAAATATTTAAATTATTTGAATTATTCTAAAACAAACAAATCAAATAGATATTCTTATATTTACTCTAAAATTATCTATTCTATTAAAAGAGAAGTCATGACTTAATTTATTTATGATTTTTTAATTTGGACCACCCATTAAAAAGTTGTTAAAATTAACTTTTGTATAAATATTTAAATTATTTGAATTATTCTAAGACAAACAAATCAAATAGATATTCTTATATTTACTCTAAAATTATATCTGAAAAAAATCTTTTTATATTTATTTATTTACAATATAAATATAAATATAAATATATATATATATATATTTATTTATTTATTTCATTTTTATTAAAATAAACATTTTAAATATTTAAGTAATTTCTTGTTTGTCTAACATAAATGTATATTCATTTTTCGCTTAAACAAAACTTTTAAATATTTAGTTAATTTCGTGTTTATTTTAAAATAAAATTATAAATAAGTACATGTACAGTTTTGTATTAATCTGGGATATTAATTAATATAATATTTTTCAATAAATTTTTGGAAAAATGTTTGATGACTACATAAAGTATTGGCCATAAAATGGCTAACCATGCAAACTAAACAAAGATATACTTAACTACACGAAGTATATATTATGTTTGGCAACATTCATCAATTTTATGTTGTTACGTAATTAACATCACAAATTTAATTTCATTCATTCAAAAAACATGATATGTATGTCCGGGACCGTTTAAATCTCTATTTCCATCAATTAAAATGTGAAGTACCTCGCGGTAATTTACCTAAATTATCTTTTGACCCACGTTTTAAAAGTGTAAGAATATTTTTAACAAAATCTATGTTAGAAAATCTAATTTACAAAATCAATATGTTTTATAAATTTTGATAAGTAGTGTTTTTACGTTTTTATTTTAGTGTATTTGAAAAAAAATAAAGTTATATTATATTTATTAAATATAAAATTTATGTAAAATATTATTTAATTTAGTTTTTAATTCTTTTAATCTGTTTTGTTATGAATTTTTAATAAATTTTTGTAATTCGTTTGATTAATTGTTAGATATATACTTATTTGATAAAAAAATTATTATAAAACTTCTTTGATTACATTTTATTGATTCTAACATTTTATTTGGTTAATATGAAGTTATTAAGTTACTGAATTATTTTACATATATATTTTCACAAACAAAAATTTCAATCATTTAAACTTAGTAAAACTTTCATATTAGATTATTATTCTTTTATTATTTTTATTCTTAAAAGTATATAATTTATAATTATACACGCAAGATTATGTTTGGTTTAAGTTGACATCACATAAGTTTTAAACAAATAAAGTGTTAAATTGACAGCAAATAAATTAAATCAAAGAAGTATATATTACACAATTAATCAAACGAATAACATATTTTTTATTAAAAGTTCATAACAAAAAGATAAAAAAATTAAAAAAATTCAATAATATCTCATATAACTTTCATGTTAAAAAAATAAAAATTAATACAATTATATAGTTTTAAAATACACTAAAATAAAAATGTTAAAACGCTACTTATAAAAAAATGTTAAAACATATTGATTTTGTAAATTATATTTTGTTAAAAATATTCTTACGCTTTTAAAATGTGGGTCAAAATCTAATTTTAGTTATAGTCGGATCGGTCATATTTAATTGTTGAAATAAAATATTTAAACGATCTCTAACATCCACATCATTTTTTGGATGAATAAAATTAAACTACTGCTGTTAACTACATAACATCATAAAGTTGAGAGATGTTGTCATGCATAACATATACTTTGTGTGGCTAGATATACATTAGTTTAGTTTGCATGGTTAGCCATGTGATAGCAAATACTTCATGTAGTCAACAATCATTTTTCCTAATTTTTTTGATCTTTCACGAGTAAAATTTTTCAATTTAGAATTGTGTATCACATGATTTAAAATATGAAAATTTTAAAACAAATAAATTAAATTATTGCAATGCGTACTATAAAATTGTTGTGTTTTAAAATGTTATTGTAAACAATTAATAATATGGTAAATATTACAATTAATCATGTAATGTGTAAAAATAAAATAATCACATGCACGGTTGTACGGGTCAAGATCTAGTTAGGCCTTGATTGGTATAGCATTAGTATTACCATTATGTTCTAGTTCAATGCTCTCATACGAAGCTTTTAAAAGAGCATTTACATTTATAATATATAAAACTAAAGAAAATATATAATTAATTCATTTTTTATTCTATAATATCATAAAATTATTTTTATATCCAAAAAATAAAATTTTGATTTCTAAAATTAATCTCCAATAAAAATATTTTTTTAAAAAATAGTATTTTACATTTAAAATATAATATAATTTATTTTAAATTTGAAAGAATATTTTTAGAAATAGATATTTTAATTAATTTATTTTAAACTAATATTTTTCGATATAAACATAATTTTAAAATTATTAAATAATGTAAATTAATTATATATCTTTTTAATTTTATATGCTAGTATATTATATATTATACACTATATACTAATTTTTATAATAATTTTAAACTTATACTGGTTTACCAATCATCCTATTAAACAGTTTAGCAATAGCATACAGCTCCTACAACATATTGCTTATATAGCAAACAGTTTAACAAAAGCATACAGCTCAGGCCAATTCAATGTTTTGGGAAACTGGACCGGATGATCAAAACACTTACGGTTTTGTCCGATTCTGAGCTGTATTAAAAATGAGATTTGAATTATATTTTGAAAAATTGATTAAAACTATTCAAATTCGCCAAAACCGGTAATTTAGTTCCAATTTCAAAATCTAAACTAAAAAAAATGGTTTTAGGGAAATCGTTTCCATTAGATTTTATTTTGAAATCTACACCATCTTTTATTTTTTTGGGAAAATACACTTGTCTCTAAATGGAAGGACTAAATTATCCAATATTAGTGTTATAATTATTTTAATACTAAAGCTGAAAT includes:
- the LOC106300120 gene encoding carbon catabolite repressor protein 4 homolog 2-like; translation: MVDHLTLPSISSPFPRNHINNQTILCFYSSSPISRCDAKAMLSVIRVHLPSEIPIVGCELTPYVLVRRPDKSAATDDVPESAPLDGYFLRYRWYRVHSDKKVTICSVHPTQQATLQCVFCSKRRSLVSKSYHCSPKCFVDAWQHHKTLHEAENGNEEDELVRFNSTGSGVLSGTLSGSMSNLSLASNGPTPFYPSSISQKSGGETLVEVGSCKTYTPTADDIGYVLKFECAVANAESKQVVGHPSTILTSRVIPAPSPSPRKLIPVNGADVMGHLDQDGRIQSAGSFTVLSYNILSDTSASSDLYSYCPPWALSWSYRRHNLLREIVGYRADVVCLQEVQSDHFHEIFAPELDKHGYQALYKRKTNEVLSGSTSAIDGCATFFRRDRFSHVKKYDVEFNKAAQSLTEAIIPPTQKRTALNRLVKDNIALIVVLEAKFGNQPVDSSGKRQLICVANTHVNVQQELKDVKLWQVHTLLKGLEKIAASADIPMLVCGDFNTLPGSAPHTLLVMGKVDPLHPDLLVDPLGILRPQTKLTHQLPLVSAYSSFVRPGTGLGLEQHRRRMDLNTNEPLFTNCTRDFIGTHDYIFYTADTLMVESLLDLLDEDGLRKDTALPSPEWSSNHIALLAEFRCMPRTRR
- the LOC106300119 gene encoding DEAD-box ATP-dependent RNA helicase 52; translation: MSSSWADVSEAERAPSGWGYGNSRPSRTNYVPPHLRGRGPSPGSDRGGYGGGYGGRGGQGYGGRGGGGGGYVGRGGGGGGGWNNRSGGWDRRDTETNPFGNDRNVEPVADEQENTGINFEAYEDIPIETSGDNVPPPVNTFAEIDLGEALNLNIQRCKYVKPTPVQRNAIPILAAGRDLMACAQTGSGKTAAFCFPIISGIMKEQQRVERPRGVRGVYPLAVILSPTRELACQIHDEARKFSYQTGVKVVVAYGGTPVNQQIRELERGVDILVATPGRLNDLLERGRVSLQMVKHLALDEADRMLDMGFEPQIRKIVQQMDMPPPGVRQTMLFSATFPREIQRLASDFLSNYIFLAVGRVGSSTDLIVQRVEFVHDSDKRSHLMDLLHAQRENGNQGKQALTLVFVETKKGADSLENWLCMNGFPATTIHGDRSQQEREMALRSFKTGRTPILVATDVAARGLDIPHVAHVVNFDLPNDIDDYVHRIGRTGRAGNSGLATAFFNDNNTSMAKPLAELMQEANQEVPDWLSRYASRASFGGGKNRRSGGRFGGRDFRRESFGQGGGGGGGYYGGGGGGYGAVPGGGYGAMPGGYGNVPGGGYGAVPGGYVPYGRGGGAYYGGGYGTVPNQGYGPGVASAWD